A stretch of DNA from Candidatus Hydrogenedentota bacterium:
AGTCGGTCGTTACACGGAGCAGGTCCAAGTTTGGGAGTTCTTGAATGAGCCCCTGTTTACATCCTATTCGCTGCCGGATACCGCTTCCTTGCGCAGCACGACGCTTGAAGGCCACACGTTCGACGATTACCTCAACCTGCTCCGGACAGCCGCTTCCGCTATCCGGGCCGCCAACCCCGGCGCCCGCATCGTTGGAGGGACGGGCATGTTCAACAATGCGAAATACACCATCCCGACGGTGGAGGCGGGCATCCTTGATACCGTCGATATCTTCGGCGTTCATGACTACCCCGGCAAGACCGAGCCGGAAGCCCGTTTCACACTAAGCGAAGAGTTGTTGGCGGCAATGAAAGCGCACGGCGGCCCCAAGCCCATCTGGATGACCGAATTCTCCTATTTCGGCACCGACGACCTGCCACGCACGCCGTTCAAACCCACGCCGGGTTCATTTTCCGAAAGCAGACTCCTCAGCGAGAAAGACGTCGCTGATTACATCATCCGTTACTGCACGATGTTTTTGGGGCGCGGCGGCGAAAAGATCTTTCTGCATTCCGGATGCACCGGTTCGGTAAACAAACCCGGCACGGAAAGCTGCCTGTTTGCCGGCGGCGGCGTGCGTAAGGTTTTCGCCGCACTCGCCGTCTTCACCGAACTGATGGGACCCAGCCCGCAATACATTGCGGACAAGACCGGCGCAGGTGGCCTGGTTTTCGCCTTTGAGACCGGCCGCCAGGCCGTTCTGGTGTTATGGGACCCGGAAGAGAACGCAACGGTCAGCGTGCCGGACAGAGCAACTCGTCTCAACATCATGGGGCAGGAAATCAACAGGTCCAGGCTGCGCCTCACCGCCTCGCCGGTCTACTTGATTGGCGAGACCGGCTCGGCGAGACAACTCTTCCTGGAATGCGCCAGGGCAGCTCAGTGAATAGGCAAGATCGACGGCCCGTATAGTCAAGATATTCGATTGAGGTTGTAAGCGGTTCTGATTGAGTGTCTCATTTTCGAAGACTACGTACACGGCAGGGACGGAGGCATGTAGGCAAAAAGGGGTAGGGAGGGCAGGTCCATGGCATGGAAAGTTTTCTACAGTTTTCACTACGAGCAGGACAGCTCGCGTGCCGAAAAGGTACGGCAAATCCGCTTCGTCGAAGGAAATCAACCCGCAACGGACAATGACTGGGAAACCATTACGAAAGGTGGTGCCGCTACCATTCAGAAATGGCTCGACAGTCAACTCCAGGGGAAGGATGCCGCGATCGTCCTGATTGGCGAGTACACAGCCGAACGGAAATTGATAAACTACGAAATCCGAAGGGCTTGGCAAGCCCGAAAGGGTGTGCTTGGCATCTATGTCCACAACCTCGAAGACCGCTGGGGGGAACAATCACCCAAAGGGAGAAACCCTTTTGACGATATCACGTTCAGGTCGGGCACGTTCTCCAGGATCGTGATTGCCTATGACCCGCCTTTCAGCAGGAGCAAAGACGTCTACAATCACATCGCTGACAACATCAGCGCCTGGATAAGTGATGCGGTAAAGATCAGGGGACAATATGCCTGATGCCCCGCGTAATTTCGGGGACACAATACTCAATTGTCACTACGAATCCACAGAACATTCATGGCAGGTAGTGCGCGCAATAGCCCAATTGAGTATTGTGTCCCCGAAATTACCAAGCTCAGTCCTGAGGTACGAAGACGTAGTCAATTCTGACGACGGCTGTGGGCCCGCTGGTGCCGCCTGAACCCACAACGACGCAACTGCCGTCCTCATTCAGTACCAAGTCCTGGATCCGTTTTGCGCCAAACTCTTCCATCTCGAAATTCCAGAGAAGGACGCCGGCCGCCGAAAACTTCGACAACATCATGTAGCCCGCATGGCTCTTACCGCCTACAATAA
This window harbors:
- a CDS encoding TIR domain-containing protein, which translates into the protein MAWKVFYSFHYEQDSSRAEKVRQIRFVEGNQPATDNDWETITKGGAATIQKWLDSQLQGKDAAIVLIGEYTAERKLINYEIRRAWQARKGVLGIYVHNLEDRWGEQSPKGRNPFDDITFRSGTFSRIVIAYDPPFSRSKDVYNHIADNISAWISDAVKIRGQYA